Proteins from a single region of Pseudomonas fulva:
- a CDS encoding phage BR0599 family protein yields the protein MSHDSREQSIADGQPIRLYRFKRGVIVWLYTSGDRDIYLGPEVYRTLRGGITDDGIRRTGEITADRMKVSAPADLEVAALYRGVPPSKEIELVIYDYHYGESTAQVAWSGSIETVRWPQLDRCEISAQTLMATIDVPGLRLTWERNCGAALFDRKCGINRDLWRVDMVIQSMTGAAVSSGGAEAFPNGWFDGGFIEWPIGSGEFERRSIERQTGSVMRMMGGTAGIPLGSVRVYPGCNRTVAMCVAKFNNLLNFRGDPNLMGTNPFNGNPVF from the coding sequence ATGAGTCATGACAGCCGCGAGCAGTCGATTGCAGATGGCCAACCGATCCGCCTTTATCGGTTCAAGCGCGGCGTCATCGTCTGGCTGTACACCAGCGGCGATCGAGACATCTACCTCGGCCCAGAGGTTTACCGCACGCTTCGTGGCGGCATCACGGACGACGGTATCCGCCGTACAGGCGAAATCACTGCCGATCGAATGAAAGTCTCGGCGCCGGCCGACCTTGAGGTCGCTGCGCTTTACCGTGGCGTGCCGCCCAGCAAAGAGATCGAGCTGGTCATCTATGACTACCACTACGGTGAGAGCACCGCGCAAGTTGCCTGGAGTGGATCGATCGAGACAGTTCGCTGGCCGCAGCTCGATCGCTGTGAAATCAGCGCGCAGACATTGATGGCCACCATCGATGTGCCTGGCTTGCGCTTGACGTGGGAACGCAATTGCGGCGCAGCGCTGTTTGATCGCAAGTGCGGTATCAACCGTGATCTCTGGCGCGTGGATATGGTGATCCAGTCCATGACCGGCGCCGCCGTGAGTAGTGGGGGCGCAGAGGCATTTCCTAACGGTTGGTTCGACGGCGGCTTCATCGAATGGCCTATCGGCTCGGGAGAGTTCGAGCGACGTTCCATTGAACGACAGACAGGCAGCGTGATGCGCATGATGGGAGGAACCGCAGGAATTCCGCTTGGTTCGGTACGCGTCTACCCAGGTTGCAACCGCACCGTGGCCATGTGCGTGGCCAAGTTCAACAACCTGCTCAATTTCAGGGGCGATCCGAACCTGATGGGCACCAATCCTTTCAACGGCAACCCGGTGTTCTGA